One genomic window of Clostridioides sp. ES-S-0054-01 includes the following:
- a CDS encoding YybS family protein, giving the protein MNNKIRLSKAISIIVLAIIIALVIAYIPMLGMFSILAAVPYVIIGAITDRKYSFISILITFCVLALFADISYALNICIMYSLPGIAIGKMLKRSFEQEDSNKFEPIYGGTIIFVLSMLVYFFVLKIFLNVNLLDEASKMITEVVNIQKNSFSATELKVFDKMKPDEIVSYFTNMLPMMLFLQGLLSAFVTYYLSVFFIKRITKMNVRFPKFADFYLPGNAILTTFLLYLLVLFIQIIGSKLYTELIMTNLQLVFNLMFVIQGIAVCIYFLKKWIRQGPNKIMFLSGIILCLFGFMGISFVGMVDSIIDFRKVRSYKST; this is encoded by the coding sequence TTGAATAATAAAATTAGACTATCTAAAGCAATTTCTATAATAGTTTTAGCTATAATAATCGCTTTAGTAATAGCCTATATTCCAATGCTAGGAATGTTTAGTATATTAGCAGCTGTTCCATATGTAATTATAGGTGCTATTACTGATAGAAAGTATTCTTTTATATCTATTTTAATTACATTTTGCGTACTTGCTCTATTTGCAGACATTTCTTATGCATTAAATATATGTATAATGTATTCTTTACCAGGCATAGCAATAGGAAAGATGTTAAAGAGAAGTTTTGAACAAGAGGATAGTAATAAATTTGAACCAATATATGGTGGAACTATAATATTTGTACTTTCAATGCTTGTATATTTTTTTGTATTAAAGATATTTTTAAATGTAAATCTATTAGATGAAGCTTCTAAGATGATAACAGAAGTTGTAAATATTCAAAAAAATAGTTTTTCTGCAACTGAGCTTAAAGTGTTTGATAAAATGAAGCCAGATGAGATTGTAAGTTATTTTACAAATATGCTACCAATGATGTTATTTTTACAAGGGCTGTTATCAGCATTTGTAACATATTATTTAAGTGTATTTTTTATTAAAAGAATTACAAAGATGAATGTAAGATTTCCTAAATTTGCTGACTTTTATTTACCAGGAAATGCTATACTCACAACATTCTTACTTTATTTGTTAGTATTATTTATTCAAATTATTGGTTCAAAACTATATACAGAATTAATAATGACTAATTTACAGCTAGTTTTTAATTTAATGTTTGTAATTCAAGGTATAGCAGTTTGTATTTATTTTTTAAAGAAATGGATAAGACAAGGACCAAATAAAATTATGTTTCTTTCAGGGATAATTTTATGTTTATTTGGATTTATGGGAATATCTTTTGTTGGTATGGTAGATAGTATAATTGACTTTAGAAAGGTAAGAAGTTATAAATCCACTTAG
- a CDS encoding MazG-like family protein: MKIDKGSEITRNIKIIEWMKTEILMSVSDLFNLLFKGVKPLDEAIQDTLANIIMITYLLAKRLGISFRDVDYKVKEKIKIGIDEDHSVERWYGDLSNLKKHMDNRE; encoded by the coding sequence GTGAAAATAGATAAAGGTTCTGAGATAACTAGAAACATAAAGATAATAGAGTGGATGAAAACAGAAATATTAATGAGTGTAAGTGATTTGTTTAATTTATTGTTTAAAGGGGTAAAACCATTAGATGAAGCAATTCAAGATACTTTAGCAAATATAATAATGATAACATATCTCTTAGCAAAGAGATTAGGAATTAGTTTTAGAGACGTGGATTATAAAGTCAAAGAAAAAATAAAAATTGGTATAGATGAGGACCATAGTGTTGAAAGATGGTATGGAGATTTATCTAATTTAAAAAAACATATGGATAATAGGGAGTGA